One genomic region from Anabaena sp. PCC 7108 encodes:
- a CDS encoding BON domain-containing protein, whose translation MKNLIPFLVSGILVAGVIGCQEAPKTGLETPGTSSEAPSVPAKPASETTQTTPENTTTKVTPGTTTATSDLKTEVSKKLKEALPSNKLEVENKEGEIVLKGAADSQEELKKAETLVKEVKGVKSVKVEAKVTPVKKP comes from the coding sequence ATGAAAAACCTAATTCCCTTCCTCGTTAGTGGCATTTTAGTAGCTGGCGTTATTGGTTGCCAAGAAGCTCCTAAAACTGGTTTAGAAACTCCTGGTACAAGTAGTGAAGCTCCTTCTGTACCTGCAAAACCTGCATCAGAAACTACACAAACTACACCAGAAAACACAACTACAAAAGTTACTCCGGGGACTACCACCGCTACCAGCGACCTCAAAACCGAAGTTAGCAAAAAATTAAAGGAAGCTTTACCTAGCAATAAGTTAGAAGTAGAGAACAAAGAAGGTGAAATTGTCCTTAAAGGTGCAGCTGATTCTCAAGAAGAACTCAAAAAAGCTGAAACTTTGGTTAAGGAAGTCAAAGGTGTAAAAAGCGTCAAAGTAGAAGCAAAAGTTACACCTGTGAAAAAGCCATAA
- a CDS encoding AarF/ABC1/UbiB kinase family protein — translation MIVKTLPPSSRSSPEDSHVGELSVIEVVSKNVTQSLVNNSPRFSASQKQTILVTAKAETEALLYNPEEIRAHYENKPWQVFRRILAVLQPILSFVLGTWWDKQRGIVVKNDSRRATELRILLTKLGPAYIKIGQALSTRPDLVPPVYLEELTKLQDQLPPFANEIAYQFIEEELGATPENIYAEISIEPIAAASLGQVYKGKLKTGEEVAIKVQRPDLRESITIDLYILRYLAGLVQRKVKRVRSDLVGILDELGDRIFEEMDYIHEGENAERFFELYGHMQDIYVPKIYWEYTNRRVLTMEWINGIKLTQTKELQELGINARYLIEIGVQCSLRQLLEHGFFHADPHPGNLLATFDGKLAYLDFGMMSEIKPPQRYGLIEAIVHVVNRDFDLLAQDYVKLEFLTPETDLTPIVPAFARVFANAQGASVAELNIKSITDDLSALMYEYPFRVPAYYALIIRSLVTLEGIAIYIDPNFKVLSEAYPYVSKRLLTDPADELRTSLQELLFKDGKFRWNRLENLLTNARKNQEYDLSLVLNQGIEFLSSERGAFIRDRLVDEFINGIDAVSKNVLHNFTYVLKERVGLTAVNEIPSATVEQQQTLDNIKRILGILRQTKGFDPTRIAPQLAQILVNPGVHHLGQKIASRFTQKALTSLIRQLLTS, via the coding sequence ATGATAGTTAAGACACTTCCCCCTAGTTCCCGATCAAGTCCAGAGGACAGTCACGTAGGCGAATTGTCCGTGATTGAAGTAGTATCAAAAAATGTTACACAAAGCTTGGTTAACAATTCGCCAAGATTTTCGGCATCACAAAAACAGACAATACTAGTTACAGCTAAGGCTGAAACAGAAGCACTACTATATAATCCTGAAGAGATTCGCGCACATTACGAAAACAAACCTTGGCAAGTTTTTCGGCGAATTTTGGCAGTTTTGCAACCAATTTTGTCCTTCGTTTTGGGGACATGGTGGGATAAGCAACGGGGAATTGTTGTTAAAAATGATAGCCGACGAGCAACTGAATTAAGAATTTTGCTGACCAAGTTGGGGCCTGCTTACATCAAAATTGGTCAGGCCTTGTCTACCAGGCCGGATTTAGTTCCTCCGGTGTATCTGGAAGAATTAACTAAATTACAAGATCAATTACCACCTTTTGCTAATGAAATAGCTTACCAGTTTATCGAAGAAGAGCTAGGAGCAACCCCAGAGAATATTTACGCAGAAATATCCATTGAGCCAATTGCAGCGGCTTCCTTGGGACAAGTTTATAAAGGTAAGCTCAAAACTGGGGAAGAAGTAGCGATTAAAGTCCAGCGTCCAGATTTGCGAGAAAGTATCACGATTGACTTGTATATTTTGCGCTATTTAGCTGGTTTAGTGCAGAGAAAAGTCAAACGGGTACGCAGTGATTTAGTCGGGATTTTAGATGAATTGGGCGATCGCATTTTTGAAGAAATGGACTACATCCATGAAGGCGAAAATGCCGAGCGATTCTTTGAATTATACGGTCATATGCAAGATATATATGTACCGAAAATTTATTGGGAATACACCAATCGTCGTGTGTTGACGATGGAGTGGATAAACGGGATTAAATTAACACAAACAAAAGAACTTCAGGAACTGGGTATCAACGCCCGTTACTTAATTGAAATAGGTGTACAGTGTTCTCTACGTCAATTATTAGAACATGGGTTTTTCCATGCTGACCCTCACCCTGGTAATTTGTTAGCTACCTTTGATGGTAAATTGGCTTATCTTGACTTCGGGATGATGAGTGAAATTAAGCCACCACAGCGTTACGGTTTAATTGAAGCGATAGTTCACGTCGTTAACCGTGATTTTGACTTATTAGCACAAGACTACGTTAAATTAGAATTTCTCACCCCAGAAACCGACTTAACACCAATTGTTCCGGCATTTGCAAGAGTATTTGCTAACGCTCAAGGTGCAAGTGTTGCCGAACTCAACATTAAAAGCATCACCGATGATTTATCAGCTTTAATGTATGAATATCCTTTCCGAGTACCAGCTTACTACGCTTTAATTATTCGTTCTTTGGTGACATTGGAAGGTATTGCTATTTATATCGATCCCAATTTCAAAGTTCTCAGTGAAGCTTATCCTTACGTTTCTAAACGCCTGTTAACAGATCCAGCAGATGAACTGAGAACATCATTGCAAGAGTTACTATTCAAAGATGGTAAATTCCGTTGGAATCGTCTAGAAAACTTGTTAACAAATGCGCGAAAAAATCAAGAATACGATTTAAGCTTAGTACTAAATCAGGGCATAGAGTTTCTATCTTCGGAACGGGGTGCATTTATTCGTGACAGGTTGGTAGATGAGTTTATCAATGGAATTGACGCTGTCAGCAAAAATGTTTTGCATAATTTCACTTATGTGCTGAAAGAAAGGGTAGGTTTAACAGCAGTTAATGAAATACCCAGTGCAACAGTAGAACAACAACAAACCTTAGATAATATCAAACGCATTTTAGGCATTCTCCGACAAACTAAAGGTTTTGATCCGACTCGAATTGCTCCCCAATTAGCTCAAATACTTGTTAATCCCGGAGTACATCATTTAGGGCAAAAAATTGCTAGTCGCTTTACACAAAAAGCTTTAACAAGCTTAATTCGGCAGTTGTTAACGTCATAA
- a CDS encoding valine--tRNA ligase, which produces MTATIPNLPSLYEPFSTEAKWQKFWEENQVYKADPNHKGEPYCIVIPPPNVTGSLHMGHAFESALIDTLVRYHRMKGRNTLWLPGTDHASIAVQTILEKQLKAEGKTRNDLGREKFLERAWQWKAESGGTIVNQLRRLGVSVDWTRERFTLDAGLSKAVVEAFIRLYDEKLIYRGNYLVNWCPASQSAVSDLEVEPKEVNGNLWYFRYPLSDGSGFVEVATTRPETMLGDTGVAVNPGDERYKHLIGKTLTLPIMNREIPIIGDELVDPAFGTGCVKVTPAHDPNDFEMGKRHDLPVINIMNKDGTMNENAGEFQGQDRFVARKNVISRLEADGVLVKIEDYKHTVPYSDRGKVPVEPLLSTQWFVKIRPLADKTLEFLDNQNSPDFVPQRWTKVYRDWLVNLRDWCISRQLWWGHQIPAWYAISETGGQITDSTPHIVARNEAEAWEKAKSQFGENVQLEQDPDVLDTWFSSGLWPFSTLGWPEQTPDLATYYPNATLVTGFDIIFFWVARMTMLAGHFTGQMPFKTVYIHGLVRDENNKKMSKSANNGIDPLLLIAKYGTDALRYTLIKEVAGAGQDIRLEYDRKKDESISVEASRNFANKLWNAARFVMMNLDGQTPAQLGKPEPTELSDKWIISRYHQVVKQTTNDIDNYGLGEAAKGLYEFIWGDFCDWYIELVKSRLQKDANPVSRQVAQQILAYILEGILKLLHPLMPHITEEIWQTLTQQPVENTQVLALQAYPEADEQLIDTILEEQFELLINTIRTIRNLRAEADIKPGAKITANLQSESEKERFILNAGQSYIQDLAKVETLTITDKTLIDGQKSQPIINKSVFQGLKTIGLIIVLLVFLRVAIIVGNAILRLPIFGTFFETVGLGYAGWFIVYNILNAKNRQKLLANLPQLTDSQNISQPEATQTQESDNSIAGVVGTVQVVIPLKGVVDIEALRAKLEKSISKAEAEAASLSYRLSNPKFVDKAPADVVQGVRDALIEAEKQAEILRDRLRTVV; this is translated from the coding sequence ATGACCGCAACTATTCCTAATCTCCCCAGTCTCTATGAACCCTTCTCCACAGAAGCCAAATGGCAAAAATTCTGGGAAGAAAACCAAGTCTACAAAGCAGACCCCAACCACAAGGGCGAACCATACTGTATCGTCATTCCTCCCCCAAATGTGACCGGCAGTTTGCACATGGGTCACGCCTTTGAAAGTGCGTTGATTGATACCCTCGTGCGCTACCATCGCATGAAAGGACGCAATACCCTCTGGCTACCCGGAACTGACCACGCCAGCATTGCTGTACAAACCATTCTGGAAAAGCAACTCAAGGCTGAAGGTAAAACTCGCAATGACTTGGGACGTGAAAAATTCCTAGAACGCGCTTGGCAATGGAAAGCCGAATCTGGAGGTACAATTGTTAATCAACTGCGACGTTTAGGTGTTTCGGTTGACTGGACGCGGGAACGTTTCACTTTAGATGCAGGTTTATCAAAAGCTGTTGTAGAAGCATTTATCCGCCTGTATGATGAAAAGTTGATTTATCGCGGTAACTATTTGGTTAACTGGTGTCCCGCTTCTCAGTCTGCGGTGTCTGATTTGGAAGTGGAACCAAAAGAGGTAAATGGTAATCTTTGGTACTTCCGCTATCCTTTGAGTGATGGTTCTGGTTTTGTAGAAGTGGCGACAACTCGACCAGAAACGATGTTAGGTGATACCGGAGTTGCGGTTAATCCCGGAGATGAAAGGTATAAACATTTAATTGGGAAAACCCTGACTTTGCCAATTATGAACCGGGAAATCCCGATTATTGGTGATGAATTGGTTGACCCGGCTTTTGGTACAGGTTGCGTGAAAGTGACTCCAGCCCATGACCCGAATGATTTTGAAATGGGTAAACGTCATGATTTGCCGGTTATCAATATTATGAATAAAGACGGCACTATGAACGAAAATGCCGGTGAGTTTCAAGGACAAGACCGCTTTGTAGCTAGGAAAAATGTGATTTCTCGCCTAGAAGCAGACGGTGTTTTGGTGAAGATAGAAGATTATAAACATACTGTACCTTATAGCGATCGCGGAAAAGTCCCTGTTGAACCTCTACTTTCTACTCAGTGGTTTGTCAAAATTCGCCCCCTTGCTGATAAAACTCTGGAATTTTTAGATAATCAAAATTCACCAGATTTCGTTCCCCAACGCTGGACTAAAGTTTATCGTGATTGGTTAGTAAATCTGCGTGACTGGTGTATTTCCCGTCAACTTTGGTGGGGTCATCAAATCCCTGCTTGGTACGCTATCAGTGAAACCGGTGGACAAATCACCGACTCAACACCCCATATCGTAGCCCGAAATGAAGCGGAAGCTTGGGAAAAAGCCAAATCACAATTTGGAGAAAATGTTCAATTAGAACAAGACCCCGATGTTTTAGATACTTGGTTTTCTTCTGGTTTATGGCCATTTTCAACTTTAGGTTGGCCAGAACAAACCCCAGATTTAGCAACTTATTATCCCAATGCAACCTTAGTCACAGGTTTTGATATCATCTTTTTCTGGGTTGCTAGAATGACAATGCTGGCGGGACATTTCACCGGACAAATGCCGTTTAAAACTGTTTATATTCACGGCTTAGTCAGAGATGAAAATAATAAGAAAATGTCGAAATCGGCAAATAATGGTATTGACCCGTTATTGCTAATTGCCAAATATGGAACTGATGCTTTACGGTATACCTTAATTAAAGAAGTCGCTGGGGCTGGTCAAGATATTCGTTTAGAATATGACCGTAAAAAAGATGAATCAATATCTGTAGAAGCTTCTCGTAACTTTGCGAATAAGTTATGGAATGCTGCCAGATTTGTGATGATGAATTTGGATGGGCAAACTCCAGCCCAATTGGGTAAACCTGAACCTACAGAACTCAGTGATAAATGGATTATTTCTCGTTATCATCAAGTAGTTAAACAAACCACTAATGATATTGATAATTACGGTTTAGGAGAAGCGGCTAAGGGACTTTATGAGTTTATTTGGGGTGATTTTTGTGATTGGTATATTGAATTAGTAAAATCCAGATTACAGAAAGATGCAAATCCCGTATCTCGCCAAGTTGCCCAGCAAATATTGGCTTATATATTAGAAGGAATTTTAAAATTACTTCATCCCTTAATGCCTCATATCACTGAAGAAATTTGGCAAACTCTCACTCAACAACCAGTAGAAAATACCCAAGTTTTAGCTTTACAAGCTTATCCTGAAGCGGATGAACAATTAATTGACACAATATTAGAAGAACAGTTTGAATTGTTAATTAATACTATTCGCACAATTCGCAATTTACGGGCGGAAGCTGACATCAAACCAGGTGCAAAAATCACGGCTAATTTGCAAAGTGAAAGCGAAAAGGAACGTTTTATCCTTAATGCTGGACAGTCTTATATTCAAGATTTGGCCAAGGTAGAAACTTTAACTATTACTGACAAAACTCTGATTGATGGACAAAAAAGCCAACCTATCATAAATAAATCTGTTTTTCAGGGTTTAAAAACTATTGGCTTAATTATCGTCCTACTCGTTTTCTTAAGAGTTGCGATTATTGTCGGAAATGCAATCTTGCGTCTTCCTATTTTTGGGACTTTCTTTGAAACTGTCGGTCTTGGTTATGCAGGTTGGTTTATTGTCTACAACATACTCAATGCTAAAAATAGACAAAAGTTATTGGCAAATTTGCCCCAACTGACTGATAGCCAAAATATATCACAGCCAGAAGCCACTCAAACCCAGGAATCAGACAATTCTATTGCTGGTGTTGTCGGTACTGTCCAAGTGGTAATTCCCTTAAAAGGGGTTGTCGATATTGAAGCTCTCCGTGCCAAACTAGAGAAAAGTATCAGCAAAGCCGAAGCTGAAGCTGCATCTTTAAGTTATAGACTGAGTAATCCTAAGTTTGTGGATAAAGCTCCTGCAGATGTAGTACAGGGTGTGCGTGATGCTTTAATAGAGGCTGAGAAACAAGCGGAAATTTTGCGCGATCGCTTGCGTACTGTAGTATAG
- a CDS encoding Uma2 family endonuclease: MQSPLYLFTVEEYLKLEQSTDIRHEYFGGEVFAMAGGSKEHNIITLNVASRLRSDLRGSSCNVFMSDMKVRINLASENKNIFYYPDVTVTCNPEDQDRYYLNYPCLIIEVLSPSTEAIDRREKLVNYRTLSSLREYVLISQDEVKVEVYRQNQPGNWTIQTFINRDDSLYLDSVDLTMIVADIYEDVINV; the protein is encoded by the coding sequence ATGCAGTCCCCTCTATACCTTTTCACTGTTGAAGAATATCTGAAATTAGAACAATCTACCGATATTCGTCATGAATATTTTGGCGGTGAAGTCTTTGCGATGGCTGGAGGTAGCAAAGAACACAATATAATTACTTTGAATGTTGCCAGTAGACTACGTTCCGACTTGCGCGGTAGTTCGTGCAATGTCTTTATGTCTGACATGAAAGTGAGGATCAATTTAGCTAGTGAAAATAAGAATATATTTTACTATCCTGATGTTACAGTTACTTGTAATCCAGAAGATCAAGACCGTTATTATTTGAATTATCCTTGTTTAATTATAGAAGTTTTATCACCAAGCACAGAAGCTATAGATAGACGGGAAAAACTAGTTAATTACCGAACTTTATCAAGTTTACGGGAATATGTATTAATTTCTCAGGATGAAGTCAAAGTAGAAGTTTATCGTCAAAATCAACCAGGCAATTGGACAATCCAAACCTTTATAAATCGAGATGATAGCTTATATTTAGATTCGGTTGATTTGACTATGATAGTAGCTGATATATATGAAGATGTTATTAATGTTTGA
- a CDS encoding PEP-CTERM sorting domain-containing protein — translation MTTVNVLQKLSMATAGAAVITLGLAANAQAASINRSDFNPDAVNFDFASSAPSSTVATDGNLTVTNGVVLNIGSYGSLNGNTYYDGNDASVIRFDFLNPVSAFGLDFAANNADITLSIFDNVNNLIESLTLDWTTLPGSPFATGFIGLNAGSNSIAYATIDTPLNGNELYVDNLIYQYQSSPTSVPEPASLIGILGLGAFGVTSLRKRKQTAAVKA, via the coding sequence ATGACTACAGTAAATGTATTGCAAAAGTTATCGATGGCTACCGCAGGTGCAGCAGTTATCACGCTGGGTTTAGCAGCAAACGCTCAAGCTGCTAGTATTAATCGTTCTGATTTTAATCCTGATGCAGTTAATTTTGATTTTGCAAGCTCTGCACCAAGCAGCACAGTTGCTACTGATGGCAATCTAACCGTAACCAACGGCGTAGTACTTAATATTGGTTCGTATGGTTCACTCAATGGAAATACTTATTATGATGGGAACGACGCATCGGTAATCCGTTTTGATTTTCTTAATCCAGTATCTGCTTTTGGTCTTGATTTCGCTGCCAATAATGCTGACATTACTCTTAGCATTTTTGACAATGTCAATAATTTAATCGAAAGTCTTACTCTAGACTGGACAACATTGCCTGGTAGTCCTTTTGCAACTGGTTTCATTGGTTTAAATGCAGGAAGTAATTCAATTGCCTATGCAACCATTGACACACCTTTAAATGGGAATGAATTATACGTTGATAACCTTATTTATCAATATCAATCATCTCCAACTTCTGTTCCCGAACCCGCTTCTCTCATTGGTATCTTAGGCTTAGGTGCTTTTGGCGTTACCTCACTTCGCAAACGCAAGCAAACCGCCGCAGTTAAAGCGTAA
- a CDS encoding pirin family protein produces the protein MSQNTVNYIIHDRNARGHSQIDWLDSYHTFSFSHFHDSSRMGFRSLRVINDDRIAAGAGFPTHGHRDMEILTYVLSGAVEHKDSLGTGSVIRPGDAQIMSAGTGIMHSEFNHSQTEELHLLQIWMLPDTLGLTPRYDQKTFSVEEKRGKLRLIAAKDGRDNAVTIHQDIDLYASILEQGDVINYHVQAHRYAWLQIATGEVTLNGTELKAGDGVQITGEDQLEISTNLSAEILLFDLA, from the coding sequence ATGTCTCAAAATACAGTTAACTACATAATTCATGATCGAAATGCACGCGGTCATAGTCAGATTGACTGGTTAGATAGTTATCATACATTTTCTTTCAGTCATTTTCATGATTCCAGCCGCATGGGATTTCGTTCTCTGCGAGTCATAAATGATGACAGAATTGCCGCTGGGGCTGGATTTCCTACTCACGGACATAGAGATATGGAAATACTCACTTATGTCTTGTCAGGTGCGGTTGAACATAAAGATAGTTTGGGTACAGGTTCGGTAATTCGTCCCGGTGACGCACAAATTATGAGTGCGGGGACTGGTATTATGCACAGTGAATTTAATCACTCACAAACTGAAGAACTGCACTTGCTGCAAATTTGGATGTTACCAGATACCCTCGGATTAACCCCCAGGTATGACCAAAAAACTTTTTCTGTAGAAGAAAAACGGGGAAAACTACGTTTAATTGCTGCTAAAGATGGACGAGATAATGCGGTGACTATTCACCAAGATATTGATTTATACGCATCTATTTTAGAGCAGGGCGACGTTATTAATTATCACGTTCAGGCTCATCGTTATGCTTGGTTGCAAATAGCCACAGGTGAAGTAACTTTAAATGGGACAGAACTTAAAGCCGGGGACGGAGTACAAATTACTGGAGAAGATCAATTAGAAATTAGTACCAACCTCAGCGCCGAAATCTTGCTTTTTGACTTGGCTTAA
- a CDS encoding anti-sigma regulatory factor yields the protein MLTTVQQDHLTVKSDLKLLNHVQQWFEKFSLQYLAEFGWSESQLYRLNLALAEGFTNAVRHAHRALPPETDIEIELSLWIDRLEIRIWDHGKPFNPDAIVEPEPGTLQVGGYGWFLLRRLADHVVYERAADSRNCLLIVKYCLEGQY from the coding sequence ATGCTTACCACAGTGCAGCAAGACCATCTGACGGTAAAGAGCGACCTTAAGCTCTTAAACCACGTACAACAATGGTTTGAAAAATTCTCTCTCCAATATTTAGCTGAATTCGGCTGGTCAGAAAGCCAACTTTATCGCCTCAACTTAGCATTAGCAGAAGGTTTTACCAATGCTGTTCGTCACGCTCATCGAGCGCTACCACCAGAAACAGACATAGAAATTGAATTGAGTCTCTGGATTGACCGCTTAGAGATTAGAATTTGGGATCATGGTAAACCTTTTAATCCTGATGCTATAGTCGAGCCAGAGCCAGGTACTCTACAGGTAGGAGGGTACGGATGGTTTCTGCTTCGACGCTTGGCAGATCATGTTGTCTATGAACGTGCTGCTGATAGCAGAAATTGCCTACTGATTGTCAAATATTGTCTAGAAGGGCAATACTAA
- the petD gene encoding cytochrome b6-f complex subunit IV, giving the protein MSTQKKPDLSDPNLRAKLAQGMGHNYYGEPAWPNDLLYVFPIVIMGSFACIVALAVLDPAMTGEPANPFATPLEILPEWYLYPVFQILRSLPNKLLGVLAMASVPLGLILVPFIENVNKFQNPFRRPVATTVFLFGTFVTLWLGIGAALPLDKSLTLGLF; this is encoded by the coding sequence ATGTCAACGCAAAAAAAACCTGATCTGAGCGATCCTAATTTAAGAGCTAAACTTGCTCAAGGCATGGGACACAATTACTATGGTGAACCAGCTTGGCCAAATGATCTGCTGTACGTATTTCCTATCGTAATTATGGGGTCATTTGCTTGTATTGTGGCTCTAGCTGTTCTAGATCCAGCAATGACAGGTGAACCAGCTAATCCTTTTGCCACCCCCTTGGAAATTTTGCCAGAGTGGTATCTATACCCAGTCTTCCAGATTTTACGCTCACTACCTAACAAACTGTTAGGAGTATTAGCAATGGCTTCCGTACCCTTGGGGCTAATTCTCGTTCCCTTTATTGAGAACGTTAATAAGTTCCAAAACCCCTTCCGTCGTCCAGTAGCCACAACAGTATTTCTGTTTGGTACTTTCGTCACCTTGTGGTTAGGTATTGGTGCAGCTTTACCATTAGACAAATCTTTGACTTTGGGACTGTTCTAA
- the petB gene encoding cytochrome b6, protein MANVYDWFEERLELEAIAEDVTSKYVPPHVNIFYCLGGITLVCFLIQFATGFAMTFYYKPTVAEAYSSVEYIMNEVNFGWLIRSIHRWSASMMVLMMILHTFRVYLTGGFKKPRELTWISGVILAVITVSFGVTGYSLPWDQVGYWAVKIVSGVPEAIPVVGVLISDLLRGGSSVGQATLTRYYSAHTFVLPWLIAVFMLFHFLMIRKQGISGPL, encoded by the coding sequence ATGGCCAACGTTTATGACTGGTTTGAGGAACGCTTAGAACTTGAAGCGATCGCAGAAGACGTAACCAGCAAATACGTCCCTCCTCACGTAAATATATTCTACTGCCTAGGCGGAATTACCCTAGTTTGCTTTCTAATCCAGTTTGCTACTGGATTTGCGATGACATTCTACTATAAGCCAACAGTCGCTGAAGCTTATTCTTCCGTAGAGTACATCATGAATGAAGTCAACTTCGGTTGGCTAATTCGCTCCATTCACCGCTGGTCAGCCAGCATGATGGTGTTAATGATGATTCTGCACACCTTCCGGGTTTACCTCACAGGTGGTTTCAAGAAGCCCCGCGAATTGACCTGGATCAGTGGTGTCATCCTAGCTGTAATCACCGTTTCCTTCGGTGTGACAGGCTACTCCCTACCTTGGGATCAAGTTGGCTACTGGGCTGTAAAAATTGTTAGTGGTGTACCAGAAGCAATTCCCGTAGTTGGCGTTCTTATCTCCGACCTACTACGCGGTGGTTCCAGTGTTGGTCAAGCAACACTAACTCGCTACTATAGCGCTCACACCTTCGTTCTCCCTTGGTTAATTGCCGTCTTCATGTTGTTCCACTTCTTGATGATCCGCAAACAAGGTATTTCCGGTCCTTTGTAA
- the ctpA gene encoding carboxyl-terminal processing protease CtpA: MGFMNKQVLRRGFSLVLAFCLGFGSFIQPAIALTQEQKLVSEVWRIVNRSYLDETFNHQNWADVRQKALKKPLRNQEAAYGAIQKMLKSLNDPFTRFLDPEQYRSLQVNTSGELTGVGLQIALNSETGGLEVITPIEGSPADKAGLRPRDRILKIEGLSTENLTLDEAAARMRGPIGSIVTLLIAREGEAEKEFILRRDRIELNPVVADLRLSPQGQPIGYLRLTQFNANAAMELAHAITSLEKKGADAYILDLRNNPGGLLQAGIEVARQWLNSGTIVYTVNRQGLQGNFEAVGTALTQDPLVILVNQGTASASEILAGALQDNGRAQLVGETTFGKGLIQSLFELSDGSGLAVTIAKYETPNHRDINKLGIKPDKIITQAPITRLQIGTEADSQYQAAVEVLAKNLVVLGKA, translated from the coding sequence ATGGGGTTCATGAATAAACAGGTTTTGCGGCGGGGATTTTCGTTAGTTTTGGCTTTTTGCTTGGGTTTTGGCTCTTTCATCCAACCAGCAATAGCTTTGACACAGGAGCAGAAATTAGTTTCTGAGGTTTGGCGAATTGTTAATCGTTCTTATTTGGATGAGACGTTTAATCATCAAAACTGGGCTGATGTGCGGCAAAAGGCTCTAAAAAAGCCGCTGAGAAATCAAGAAGCTGCTTATGGGGCAATTCAAAAGATGCTCAAAAGCCTTAATGATCCTTTTACTCGGTTTCTAGATCCAGAGCAGTACCGCAGTTTGCAAGTGAATACTTCTGGAGAACTGACGGGTGTAGGTTTACAAATTGCTCTCAATTCCGAAACTGGTGGCTTGGAAGTAATCACACCTATAGAAGGTTCTCCAGCGGATAAAGCAGGACTCAGACCACGCGATCGCATTTTGAAAATTGAAGGACTATCTACAGAGAATCTTACTCTTGACGAAGCTGCGGCGCGAATGCGTGGACCAATCGGTAGTATTGTAACTCTCTTGATTGCACGAGAGGGAGAGGCAGAAAAGGAATTTATCTTAAGGCGCGATCGCATTGAACTTAATCCTGTCGTAGCTGATTTGCGTTTATCCCCTCAAGGACAACCGATTGGCTACCTCCGCCTCACCCAATTTAATGCTAATGCCGCAATGGAATTGGCACACGCTATTACTAGTTTAGAGAAAAAAGGCGCTGATGCCTACATTCTTGATTTGCGAAATAATCCAGGAGGACTATTACAAGCTGGAATTGAAGTTGCCCGGCAATGGTTAAACTCAGGCACAATCGTCTACACTGTCAATAGGCAAGGTCTTCAAGGAAATTTTGAAGCTGTCGGTACAGCCCTGACACAAGACCCTTTAGTGATTTTAGTCAATCAAGGAACTGCCAGCGCTAGTGAAATCTTAGCAGGTGCGCTGCAAGATAATGGTCGCGCCCAGTTAGTAGGTGAAACTACTTTTGGCAAAGGACTCATTCAATCCTTATTTGAATTATCTGATGGTTCAGGCTTGGCGGTAACAATTGCTAAATACGAAACTCCTAACCATCGAGATATTAATAAGTTGGGTATTAAACCAGACAAAATAATTACTCAAGCACCAATTACCCGCTTGCAAATTGGCACAGAAGCCGATAGTCAATATCAAGCAGCGGTGGAAGTACTGGCTAAAAATTTGGTGGTACTGGGAAAGGCTTGA